The Carassius auratus strain Wakin unplaced genomic scaffold, ASM336829v1 scaf_tig00216545, whole genome shotgun sequence genomic interval AGTAGGAGAACACAGGATTGCATTTATCTGGGTTTAGAACGAACCATCTCATGTGCAAAGCCTTAGAAACTGATAGAGATAACAATTTAATCAAGATTCCCGAACAAATCAAGTTAAAAAATTTATTCACCAGGTAGGACAACACATgtaaattaaagaattaagaaataaaaaaatcaatccaAACTCAATTacacagattaaatataaaatcataaaaaatatcaaaGAGTAAAAAATGTATACCTGGGATTACACAGACAAAGAGTTTTGACTACACAAATTCGAAAATCAGGAAAAAATATGATGGAATAAATAACAAATTGGAATTTTAACTCAACACAAATCCAATGACTGGAGGGGTCAAACGTAACTAgggcaaaattttatttttaataaaaggtaGATATTACACAGACTTCAAAGCAGAGAAGAGTTtcccaatttttttaaatcttgattaTTCTGATCTGATGTACCAATCACACAGACCCAtttaaaatgataccaaacatAATGGAATGAAACAATTGGTCTCTTTCACTAATAATTGCATAGCTTAAGCATAATTATATGCCATTTCGAACTTCTCAGGAAAACTTTCCACTTAATTCACAAAACATGTGCATGCACAACAATTTGTTCTTAACCTCTTTCTAatgttagtgaatttggagtaTTAAAAATGAGCAGCTGTGAACATAAAGttagtaattttcaaaaaacatgCCCAAAGCATTTCCATATAAGGGCCTTACGCAATACTTTTCCGTTACAGCCTTTCATTACTTGTCAAACTTATGCCGCTCTCTCCAAACTCTCTCTCACCAAATCCTTGAGCAATGCCAACTGCACAGACCTCGAAACTCAATGAACACCTTTCATATAAACCCAGTTTACAGACCTCTGATTAGCCACCTGTACATACATGTCTGCATTGTTATTCAGAGAACCATTTTTTGGTGAATCATTTGTTCGTGAAGAAGTCTGAATGGAGATTTCACGCACTCATTTGCTTGTACACACACTTACTGAATGAATTACCCAATTAATTCACTCAATATTCTATAAATGTGTCATACAGACTGTCTGAGTGAACTTTAAGTGGAAGGAACAATGAACTCTCCTGCAGTCTTTGCCCAGTGAAATGTGAAATcaggtttattattttattgtgcattgtTCGTTTTCGTCAGAAGTTCCTGAATACAGGTCACATCAGAAAACTGctttatgaaaagaaaaacaaacaaacaatataatcgTAGTTCATACAGCTTCTGTGCTACattacaagtcttctgaagccatacaatacCATCCGTCCTCAATGCTTTCATTGTACTATATAAGCAAGAGAAGCATCATGCTATGTGAATAATTCGTATTTTACGTGTTTGGAACTGCATAGAGGAATATGACAAActtcttttttgggtgaattattcctttcagTGCACTGCTAGTAGGGACAACTAAAAGGAAGCCTTAGCCTCTACATAAGAACAGTAAATAAACTTACTTCATTGAACCATAAACCTCATTTAGGCCCCTGAGAACCCATTGTTGATTTCCAGCAGTTTTATTAACACTATTACATTGAAGACTATAAAAAGGGCAGCATACATTGGAGAAACACTGGAGCATCAACATCAACATTTACTCCACTTCAATGTCATACTGATACTCATATTTTGgcacttttattatatatatatttatatattctttttttaaatcacatgtaTAATCACGATTCCTTCATTCTTCAGTAGTTTtatcctcttcatcttcagtccACAAGTGTCAACAAATGTCCAAATCCCAACATCTTCCACCCAGACAAACAGGAATAAATGTGATCTGGCAGAAATCGCACCAGAGCTCAGTGTGGTGTGTTCACCCCCGTTACCTGCTCTGAGTTCCCTTCAGCCCTgttttgctgatttggtgcctCCTCATCTTCCATTGACGCCTGACGTCACTTGATGCGATGCCGCACCAGCGAGGACTCATCTGTAATCTCACCATCTCTGTTCCGTCGGCAAGGCAGTATGAGCAAAATGAGGAGTATGATCAGAACCAAGGCACATATGCCCATCAAACCGTACGCCATCACCCACATCACCGGCTCcctaagagacatgccacttgtACAGTCTGACGTAGTGTCCTCAGCTAGGAAGGGCCCGGCGAGCTCTGCAAATGGCACACCACCTTTTTCTGTTGGAAGGACAGAAGAGGTATTTACAAAAGTGAGCCTAAAGATAGGTGCCCTTAGATCCTAGACCTCTGAAACTCAAATTACATGAGGGCCACTGGCCAGGTGGTGTTCTATGCTGTACGTATGCACATTTTTCTAGTAGCTCAACTTTCTcagagtatttttattttggtaaacTTCTCCATTACATTCCAAAGCATTGTATCAAATTCTAGTAgttattattgtaaatgaaaatcatAAATAGGTCATGACTCAGttatttattaactaaaactgCAGTTAAAGGTCAAGCTGTTTAAGCCTATTAAAATTATTGAATAAGGAATGTCCTCATTTGTTTGTCACCGTCTGTAAGGGACAGGCTATTTTAGGTAAAATAAtacagattaaagggttagttcacccaaaaatgaaaataagcccataaatgactcaccctcaagttatcctaggtgtatatgactttcttctttcagacgaatccagtcagagttatattaatttttatttttatctttcaagctgtttcatggcactcagcaggtgttgcatgcatctgtcctaaagaagttaaataaaaagctcccatccataaaaaaagtgtataacacggctccagggggtgaacaaaaGTCTTCTGTAGCAAGTAGAtgcgtttttgtaaaaaaataaaataaaaaaaatcactttaatgtagcttgagCCAGTTGTACACGGAAGCAGCTCTGGGCTGATTATGTATGAGGTTGGCATTGCGCATGCGCCAGTGAGTCTCATAAAAACCaacatttgttaacaggagcaaaggaagcaaagtttctttactttagcaaaggaaaaccagtctcctcttggcttatattgaaaCTTCTAATTAGTGgttattttgttttgatctctcccctgAGCTTCAGTGTTCATCACTTCTGTGGTGCATGCGCAGAGCTGACCTCCATATGACATCCGCCCGGAACTGCGATAGGCTACAGGaggactttgtttttgtttttttacggttttttttaattattttgggctgatgcatgcaacacccactgagtgccatttttttttttaatataactctgacttgatccgtctgaaagaagaaaggatGATTAGGATGACTTGAAGGTAAGTAAttatggacaaattttcatttttgggtgaactaaccctttaatgcccATGCATCTTCCCCAATGCTGTAAAATAGCAGTTTCAAATTATATAAagccattttatattttatcacatTGCCTAATGTTTTGTTAGTTAGTGTATATGTTTAAGTtttgatgtttaatgttttgatagtATATTTAATGTACTTTCACTCAAGTCTTTGATTTGTGTAATTTGTACAGTAAGTATATTTAAGTAGACTAATAATGTGTGTTGTGGTAgctaatattatgttaaaaatagttttcaggCTCTATCTTTAACTTTACATCGCCAAATCGTGATGTAGACACTCTTGTACAGGGGTAACTAACAGAAACAATTTCtagatttgaattttaaatattaaatctaaacaCATCTGAACCCACCTACCTGCACAAGTGCTAACAGCAAAGCCCACCCTCTTTTGTGCACGGTCAAAGATGACGTAGAAGCCCTCCATTACTGTGGCTCCAATGACTAAGCCGTTTGCTGACTGGGAGATTCCGAAACGGAAACAGTCCAATGTGCCATCAATACTGGTGACTGGCTGGATGTATAGCTGCATAGACAAAATCTGATGTCAATAGTGGAGCAATAATGTACAGTCCTGGTTTCTGGTCATTTTAAGAAATTATGTAGCATCACAACAAAAACTACAAAGTATATCAGTAATTAAGAGCCAAAGGGTCccatgtacagtacagtacaatagAGGCCAATATAACGACAATGTATAAACTGTTCAAAAGATGGGCAGTCTATACCTGTGCACTAGTAAAGTTTCCTCTTTGTCCACTATATAGGCTATTCTTATCCAGAAGTTATAGCTGATAAAATTATCTTTGTACTCTTTTAAAATATAGTTATGTCTGTTTCATAACCTTCTCACACAAGCAATCATCAATTTTGCTGTTGTTAAAGTCTCCAGTATTTTCTTGTTGTTCCAACTTTTTTGTTTGGCTTTCTACTGTGAAACAATGGCCTGGGCCAAtgttgccaccttgtggaacAACTGAATAGTGAAAAATCAATTCAATATGCATGTGCGACCTGTGCATGTAaagtacatttacaaaaatcagtTGGTGCAAGTACAGTACACACATGCTAATCTGGTGACAAAATTTGAATCAAGAACACTATTTGAGAGACCCTTGCATGCAAAATTAAGTGTACACTGAGTTTTAGGGAAAGTCTTTACCTGTGGAAGAATGGTGATGCGGAAGGACTGGCTGGTGTTCATTGCTCTGAGGTAGATTGAGATTTTCGGAAAAAGCCTCCATGGTGATTCGCCTCTCATCCAACATGCAAGCTTGGTGCCATCAAAAAATCCAGCCGAGAAATCCTCAATCTAGCATAGCAGGAGAGAACAGAGTTGCACACAATCAGTTGTAACTGAGGAGTCATTTTTGAAGACTGAGTCCCTTAAACATGCATAGGATTGCGTATGAGGCAAGTCATTTGCCAAAATGGAAGGTCATACCAGTGATGATTGCATAATGGCCTCCACCACAGCACTAAACACAATTCCAGGAAGTCGCAGTAAAGTCGTCCCACTATCCACAATGGCTTTATCCGAGTTGTACTGAATGAAATGACCAAAGGGAAAGAAAGATCAGTCAAGGCCTCCATCAAACAAAAAGCAATACCTGCTCTGCTTCTCTCTTAGCACTATTTTTAGCAGTGATATTCTCTGCCATATATCTTACTGAATGCCTGAGTTGTCCCATTGACAgcctttaaaggtacaatttcaGCTCACCCCTACAGCAATTCCAGTCACGACTCTTCAATGTGCTCACAAGATCAGATAACCACTGTGTTTTTAACTATGTCACAATCTAAAAGGATGGACTAGATTTTCTGGTTGAattggctttattaaaaataaatgcaaaagtgcATACTTTCTTAGCTGGACTGTGTCATATACCTCTTTGCAGTCTAGGTTTAAATTTTGGGCTCCAACTTCAAGCTTCAAGACTTCCACTTGATAGTACCATTCTTCTAGGACTGGTGTGTACCAAACTAAACCTCGGAACAACGTTGGCTCAACTCCTCCCATGAtctgaaacaaaacacaaagacatcaaaGCATATAATCTGAGGAATATCATCTTTTTCCTTTGTATATACTAAAAATCTTCCAAAATATTaacaatgaattaaaattaagGCAAAAAAACTATAGATGAacaatgtttaaaattttaattaatagttttacCAACTGATTAGCCACAACACattgttttacagtatattacaagtTATCTGAAATGTCAtgcttaaatatgcaaatgaggtattatctaataataaataaataaataatatgcacacatttgcatacattttgagAACTGAGAACTGAATTGGATAAACTGGTGTAATCAGAATTAGCAGGTTCTCTTTTGGAACTAACAACACCATGATCTACCTGTTTAGATtacatttagtttatatttagcaATATCAGacaaagcacaaaaaaatattatattaattataataataattaattaaataaataaataaataaataatctcaaaatacaaccaaaacaataaaaaaaagaaaaaaaagaaaaaagaaaaaatcgaTTCATATCGGGTTTTTTGACTTCTGCAAATAGCATCCAATTAAGAGGCTAATCAAATATTTCCAAAAACCTTTGGACATTGTTCAGTGGTGGACACAGGACACACCCCTCCCCACCGTGCTTCCCATCTGCTCCTGTCTGCAGACACATGGCCACCTCTTCTTCCAATGCTCCCGTATTGCTAACAGAATGTGACAGCAGCAGGGGACTCTCTTTAGCTTAATTAGCTTCTCACTAATGAGACACACTGTCCTAAATAGGAGGCAGCAGAGGTGTGAGACGCAGAGATGCACTGTGCTATTATGTTTCTTCTGTAGTGCTGAGAAACCCAATTGCATCTATCCTTGAGAGGTGTGAACTGATCTGATTTAAGAAAGCAGGAAGCCTGAATGCTTCCTACGGCACCAACTCATATGATTAAACTCCAGTTTACCTGTTAATAACATGAGATCCCAGTCTCAAATGTTTTGCGAGGGGTCAATGTTGATCAGGGTCACAGATTTTGTAGACTATGGGACCAAAGTCTGGCCACTTTGATTAAAATTATGGACAGTAAACGCTTATATAATCCTAGTCTAACCAGagctttcttttaaaatacaatttaagaaCTGAAACAGATCCTACAACTAcaatagacagacatacagacagacagacagacagacagacagacagacagacagacagacagacagacagacagatagatagatagatagatagatagatagatagatactactTATGCTTGAGGTCctgtatataatacattaatagttttcattttaacttgATCTAATTGGTGTACACACTATAGCagttaatttgtaaataatttggaTTGTATATTTTTGTAGTTCGGTACACACCAGACTGCCACCCGCCGGGTCAGCTGTAGTGCTGGCAGACACTCCTGCTCCACACATCTGGAGAGAAAACACATCTGGAATGCTGGTCTGTCTCACAACAGAGTTGAAGAAAGGCTCCACTGATGGATCAGGctgaaataagaaaaatacaaaattcatCCAAAGGAATCTGAAAGAAAATTGTAAATACTTATTTTCAAACAATAAAATACTAACGCCTGAACagtataaatcaatattttattgagTATTTAGAATTCATtggcaaaaaaaagagaaaagttttaagcagtttaacaaaacaaaatatttacaattattatccATTACTTTCTGAAACATGGCTCTTAATAATAGCAAATATACCACTGATGTTTGAAGATCTGAGCCACACCTTTGTGACATCATAATTTAACATGAGCTTAATCAAATAGTAGCATATATCTATAACAACACACCTTTTCTCAATAAAACACCTATGTAACACATGTTTATGTGACATACCCGAGCCAGCAAAGGATATGCAAGTCCAAGAATTCCCTGCCAGTTGATTCCAGGCAGAAAGAAGCCTTCTGAGGAGATGATTGCGGCTATGTTGATAGTGATGGTACCACTGGGCCCTTGAGGAATGGTGATCCGGTCAGTTCCCAGTTCCCCCTCCCATTCTCCCTGTGTGTATTTTACTGCAACTCCACTCCCGGAGCTCTGATATGTACTGGAACTGAGCAAATCATCATGACATTGATTCATCACTGGTGAGCTTACAGACATCAATAACTGACACATTAAAAGACTGCAATATAATGAATGTCTGTTTTAACTGGATGCTCTGTTATAAAAGAATGTGATGTAGTGGTAAGGTGTATTTTGATGCTACGGTGCTCTGTTGTAGTAGAATAGGGATGTGATCTTACAGTGCTCTGTTATAGTGTTGGGATTTAATGATTTTATCTTTCAATGCTCTGTTACAGAACTGTATGATGTAACTGAACTATACTGTAGTGGAGAATGTTGAAGGGATGTGACGTTACAGTGTTCAGTTAGTGTGTTATGTAGGGATGCGATCTTACAGTGCTATGTTAAAGTAGTGTTTGATGTAAGGATGTGATCTTACAGTGCTCTGTTATAGTAGTGTGTGATGTAAGGATTTGATCGTACATTGCTCTGTTATAGTAGTGTGTTATGTAGGGATGTGATCTTACAGTGCTCTGTTATAGTAGTGTGTGATGTAAGGATTTGATCGTACAGTGCTCTGTTATAGTAGTGTGTGATGTAAGGATTTGATCGTACAGTGCTCTGTTAAAGTAATGAGTGATGTAAGGATACGATCATACAGTGCTCTGTTATAGTAGTGTGTGATGTAAGGATTTGATCGTACAGTGCTCTGTTAAAGTAATGAGTGATGTAAGGATACGATCATACAGTGCTCTGTTATAGTAGTGTGTGATGTAAGGATTTGATCGTACAGTGCTCTGTTATAGTAGTGTGTTATGTAGGGATGCGATCTTACAGTGCTATGTTAAAGTAGTGTGTGATGTAAGGATTTGATCGTACAGTGCCCTGTTATAGTAGTGTGTTATGTAGGGATGCGATATTACAGTGCTATGTTAAAGTAGTGTGTGATGTAAGGATTTGATCGTACAGTGCTCTGTTATAGTAGTGTGTGATGTAAGGATTTGATCGTACAGTGCTCTGTTATAGTAGTGTGTTATGTAGGGATGTGATCTTACAGTGCTCTGTTATAGTAGTGTGTGATGTAAGGATTTGATCGTACAGTGCTCTGTTATAGTAGTGTGTGATGTAAGGATTTGATCGTACAGTGCTCTGTTATAGTAGTGTGTGATGTAAGGATTTGATCGTACAGTGCTCTGTTATAGTAGTGTGTGATGTTAGGATTTGATCGTACAGTGCTCTGTTATAGTAGTGTGTGATGTAGGGATGCGATCCAACAGTGCTCTGTTATAGTAGTGTGTGATGTTAGGATTTGATCGTACAGTGCTCTGTTATAGTAGTGTGTGATGTAGGGATGCGATCCAACAGTGCTCTGTTATAGTAGTGTGTGATGTAAGGATTTGATCGTACAGTGCTCTGTTATAGTAGTGTGTGATGTAAGATTTTGATCGTACAGTTCTCTGTTATAGTAGTGTGTGATGTAGGGATGTGATCCAACAGTGCTCTGTTATAGTAGTGTATGATGTAGGGATGTGATCTTACAGTGCTCTGTTATAGTAGTGTGTGATGTAAGGATTTGATCGTACAGTGCTCTGTTATAGTAGTGTGTTATGTAGGGATGTGATATTACAGTGCTCTGTTATAGTAGTGTGTGATGTAAGGATTTGATCGTACAGTGATCTGTTAAAGTAATGAGTGATGTAGGGATGTGATCTTACAGTGCTCTGTTATAGTAGTGTGTGATGTAAGGATTTGATCGTACAGTGCTCTGTTATAGTAGTGTGTTATGTAGGGATGCGATCTTACAGTGCTATGTTAAAGTAGTGTGTGATGTAAGGATTTGATTGTACAGTGCTCTGTTATAGTAGTGTGTGATGTAAGGATTTGATCATACAGTGCTTTGTTATAGTAGTGTGTGATGTAAGGATTTGATTGTACAGTGCTCTGTTATAGTAGTGTGTGATGTAAGGATTTGATCATACAGTGCTTTGTTATAGTAGTGTGTAATGTAAGGATTTGATCATACAGTGCTCTCTGTTATAGTAGTGTGTGATGTAGGGGTGTGATCTTACAGTGCTCTGTTAAAGTAGTGTATGATGTAGGGATGTGCTGCTGCAGCTACAGCAAAGTTGCTGCTTCCAGTATCAACCAGGATGTTCAACtgcaacaaaagaaaacaatgtcATTATCTTATGTATTAACATGTATCACTGATTTGTGGGTATTTTTGTATGCATTAGTTGTAAATAGTTCCAGAGGAATACTGCATTAAGTGCAGCTTATGATCATCTGTGATATATTTTTGATtaccacagaaaaataaaaacaacataccTCAGCTACAATACAAGCACACTGTGTGTAATGTACAGTAATGTACTTTTAATGGAAGTCTAGGgggcaaaagcaaaaaaaatgtcCAGctcctttttatttttgtattaaaacttGTTGAGCAGTAAAATTGTCTAAATTATTTGGACTGCAGATACATTGTTGGTAATGCATTAGCAATGCAACTCCTGTGGGTGGAGTTATCACCATGTAAGGATTGTTAAATCACACCCCTGTTATCAACAGTAATAACCAACCAGCCAACCTTGGAAACaaatagtttttatgttttttgagtatgttaaatATTTTCCAAAGGTTAGCAGGTCTGCACAGTATGCAACAATACAGTTCTAAAGGATCTATTTATACCTTGGTTCTCTTTCAAGCATTTGCTCTACATTGCGGAGCATTCACAATGAGAACCCTTCCCCTTCTCCAAAATCCTAAAATCTTATACTATAATGCCAGTTCAATAAACTGGCCAACTGTTGCTAATATATGCAAATCACATGCAAATGCTGATAAGCCTGTGGGCAGTATAAAATGCGGCAAGAGCAGGAATTGCCTCAGAATCTTCTCTTTTATACTGGCGCTACTGTCGAAGATGGAACAGAAGAAACTATAATTTCTTCAGCATTAAATGGCTACTTTCTGTAGGTTCTGCGCAGGCCCCATCAGCCCACCAAACACCCATGAGCACTGCGTTGCCTGACTAGGCCATGCTTAGGCTTCCTTTATCGACTCAGACTATGACGTCTTGTACCTGCAGTTGGGAAGGAAGTTACCATTCTTCCCAGACGCCCATGAGCATGTGCACCCCCAATCAGCCCGCATCCACACTCCCATGCAGTCTCTCTTCTCCTATGTGGATGGAGTGGAAGCCCATCGAGGAGACTGTACATGCGATGTTATTGCTGCAGGTTTTCCAAGCCAAGCTCCTGCAATCTATGGACAGAGGCAATGTCACCACTGAAGCATTGAAAGACCTGTGTAGGGCAACAGACTTCATGCTGATGGCAATTAATCACACGCCATTGGTCGATCCATAGGCTTTATAGTGGTCCTTCGTGGACAACTAATGGTTAACCCTAGCTGACCTGAAGGACTCTGACCGTAAGACGCTCCTGCCTCTTTGGTGACACCGTGGAGTCAGTGATGGAGTGTTTCTCTGAGACTCAAAAGCGTGTGAAGGCGATGTGTCATCTAATGCTCTGACACATGTTCCAGCAGCATTCAAGGTCATGCTCCTCATCAACACCCCATGCAAGGCATCAGTCTATGAACTTTGTTGCTAGCAATAGCGACCGGAGGCATTTGGCCGCTATGTCAGTTCCTAGATGCATGGACAGCTATTCTGAGCATTTCGCACTGGGTGCTGGAAATAATAGTGTGTGGGTATTCTCTTCAGTTTAGACGCAGACCACCCAGTTTCAATGGCATGGTTCTGTCACTGACACTGCTGCAAAATGCCCCTGTTTTGAGACAGGAAATTCAAAGTCTGCTTGCTATTGTGTGGTACCCAAGAGAGATGGGGGACTCTGTCCGATTCTGGACCTTAGACCCATCTAAGTGCAAATTTTGGATGACgacactgaagcagatcctgGCACAAATCGATCCTGGGGGGTTTTCCATCTGTAGATCTGAAGATGCATTCTTTCCTATTCAGATATCACCACACCACAGATGCTTCCTGAAGTTTGCTTTCGAGGGCATGGCATACCCCAGTACTCAGTGTTTTATATCGGGCTGACTTTAGGTACTGGCATAACTgtcaacattgaacattgaaaataagggagaTTTCCCGGAATCCATCCCcaaaataaggattttttttttgtttgtttgtttgtttttacaagaTTCTTAtccacaaacttaaaaaaaaaaaaaaaaaaaaaagcactaatcATTAACAGTCTAAAGAGTTTATAactacacaatatatattaaagaatgacAGACCAATTTATatgttaaaagtgatttatttatgaacaaggtaatattttagggtccaattctcactattaactaaccattaaatatgacttttgcctcaattaaccccttatttgctgcttattaatagtttataaggtggttgttaagtttagggtattgggtaggattatggatgtcatgcaataaatgtactttataaggactaataaacagccaatatgttaataatagacatgttaataagcaagtagttattagtgtgaattggaccctatacttaAGTGTTAcctaatttaatattaataataattttgtactgCGAAACGTAGTTTTTCCTGACAACGACAAATTTTGCAGTAGGCAAAATTTGGACCTACATGGCTGCTTGTCAGGTAATTGAAGGTGGATTCCCATTTACTCAAATATCGGCATAATGTTCTCGGTTTTGGTTGGTGATTAATTCTGTGATTTTGGCATTCGGCGTCCTGATCCATCATCGCAAATCACACTCATCTACTCTACTCTCCAAGTTCACTTCCCGCTACTTTTTCCCTCTTCCTCCTGTCCGCTGGCGCCGCTGCAACTGTCTTCTTCTTCGATGGTAGCCTAAGCTACTGTATACTGCCACCTGCTTTATTGGAGGTCTAGAAACCCAAGTGCAAGCCACTTCACAGACACAGATAGTTGCGTGTTCTGAGTTAACACAGAGTGTAAAAATACGGGATATTTTACGGGAAAATATTAAAAAGGGAAGACAACGGGAAAAGAGCTAAAATACGTGAGGAACCCAgaaaaaaacgggagggttgacagctatgGGTACTGGCGGCCCCCACTTGGCGAAATCAGGAGGGAACTGCTGTCTCAAATGAATGGCTCGTTAAGGC includes:
- the LOC113098361 gene encoding beta-secretase 2-like, which codes for MLVISVICSFRKLSVEHITHICLLAAYVWFTDSLPNIIPITENGTIDDRVLHFEAKLSVVCLVNVKFGEMWLYGLLLLSLSFWTSHSMFKIPLKMFAGKFNASVQLDLKPLRKIESAVESGLSLASDPAGIVNFLDMINNLKGDSGRGYYMQMVIGTPGQTLNILVDTGSSNFAVAAAAHPYIIHYFNRALSSTYQSSGSGVAVKYTQGEWEGELGTDRITIPQGPSGTITINIAAIISSEGFFLPGINWQGILGLAYPLLARPDPSVEPFFNSVVRQTSIPDVFSLQMCGAGVSASTTADPAGGSLIMGGVEPTLFRGLVWYTPVLEEWYYQVEVLKLEVGAQNLNLDCKEYNSDKAIVDSGTTLLRLPGIVFSAVVEAIMQSSLIEDFSAGFFDGTKLACWMRGESPWRLFPKISIYLRAMNTSQSFRITILPQLYIQPVTSIDGTLDCFRFGISQSANGLVIGATVMEGFYVIFDRAQKRVGFAVSTCAEKGGVPFAELAGPFLAEDTTSDCTSGMSLREPVMWVMAYGLMGICALVLIILLILLILPCRRNRDGEITDESSLVRHRIK